One genomic window of Gossypium hirsutum isolate 1008001.06 chromosome D11, Gossypium_hirsutum_v2.1, whole genome shotgun sequence includes the following:
- the LOC107910896 gene encoding LOW QUALITY PROTEIN: protein O-glucosyltransferase 1-like (The sequence of the model RefSeq protein was modified relative to this genomic sequence to represent the inferred CDS: substituted 2 bases at 2 genomic stop codons): MVAFQRLVLVSTTTTFLFLIPALLNWMDILVIRGTPNGQSIFTSRTSKTHHERIEFPLNCSNSVNLPQTCPENYQSVFQLQESSARTCPDYFWWIHQDLKQWKGSWITEDMIERGKPCADFRLVIVNGKAYVEKYNRPYQTRDVFTIWGILQLLRLYPGKVPDLDLLFFCGDDTVIKRRNYKGRYAALAPPVFHYCGEKAALDIVFPDWTFRVWAEVNIKPWEETLKAIKKGRERIKWTKRKPYANWKGNPYVAKDRVDLLKCNLSDKNDCNVRIYAETXATPSXMDWGKESQQSFKHSKFEDQCTHRYKIYREGATWSVSEKYILACDSMTLLIKPKYYDFFSRSMVPMQHYCRIRRKNKCRDLKFAVEWGNNHPHEAQAIGEAGSKFIEETLTMQNVYDYMFHLLNEYSKLLKFKPTIPSKSHRVCAESAACLQKGLWKDFMVQSMVKSPSHKFPCALPPPYEPQAIQASLDTKYKITRQVETWETEYWKKTKP, from the exons ATGGTTGCTTTTCAAAGGTTGGTGTTGGTCTCAACAACTACTACCTTCCTCTTTCTTATTCCAGCTCTGCTTAATTGGATGGATATT CTTGTTATACGGGGCACTCCAAATGGGCAGTCGATTTTTACATCACGAACTTCTAAAACTCATCATGAGAGGATTGAATTTCCTCTAAACTGCTCTAATTCAGTTAATTTACCCCAAACATGCCCGGAAAATTACCAGTCGGTGTTCCAGCTCCAAGAATCATCGGCTAGAACTTGCCCAGATTACTTCTGGTGGATCCACCAAGATTTAAAGCAATGGAAGGGTTCGTGGATTACAGAAGACATGATCGAAAGGGGAAAACCCTGTGCGGATTTCAGGCTCGTCATTGTCAACGGAAAGGCCTATGTGGAGAAGTACAACAGGCCATATCAAACCAGGGATGTATTTACAATATGGGGCATTTTGCAGCTTCTAAGGTTGTACCCTGGAAAAGTACCAGACTTGGACCTTTTGTTCTTTTGTGGAGACGATACCGTGATCAAGAGAAGAAACTACAAAGGACGCTATGCTGCATTAGCACCGCCGGTGTTTCATTATTGTGGAGAAAAAGCAGCACTGGACATTGTGTTCCCTGACTGGACCTTCCGGGTATG GGCAGAGGTGAATATAAAGCCATGGGAGGAGACGTTGAAGGCAATAAAGAAAGGGAGGGAGAGGATCAAGTGGACAAAGAGGAAGCCTTATGCCAACTGGAAGGGTAACCCATACGTTGCTAAAGATCGGGTAGATCTTTTGAAATGCAACCTTTCAGATAAAAACGACTGCAATGTTCGGATTTATGCTG AAACTTAGGCAACGCCAAGCTAAATGGATTGGGGTAAAGAAAGTCAACAAAGTTTCAAGCATTCTAAATTCGAAGATCAATGTACCCATAG ATATAAAATCTATAGAGAAGGAGCAACTTGGTCTGTAAGTGAGAAATACATACTGGCATGTGATAGCATGACGTTGTTGATAAAGCCTAAATACTATGATTTCTTCTCGAGAAGTATGGTGCCGATGCAGCATTACTGTCGTATCCGTCGCAAAAACAAATGTAGGGATCTTAAGTTTGCAGTTGAATGGGGCAATAATCACCCTCATGAG GCACAGGCCATAGGGGAAGCAGGAAGCAAATTTATCGAAGAGACTCTGACAATGCAAAATGTGTATGACTACATGTTTCATTTGTTGAACGAATACTCCAAACTCTTGAAGTTTAAACCAACAATACCTTCAAAATCCCACAGGGTCTGTGCCGAATCCGCAGCATGCTTGCAGAAAGGTTTATGGAAGGATTTTATGGTGCAGTCAATGGTGAAGTCTCCTAGTCATAAATTTCCATGTGCATTGCCTCCCCCATATGAACCTCAAGCCATTCAAGCTTCTCTCgacacaaaatacaaaataacaAGGCAAGTGGAGACGTGGGAGACAGAATATTGGAAAAAAACTAAACCATAA
- the LOC107911974 gene encoding actin-depolymerizing factor 10: MANSSSGMYVNDDCKLKFLELKAKRNYRFIVYKIDEQTQQVIVDKLGGPQETYEDFTNSLPEHECRYAVFDYDFTTDENCQKSKIFFFAWSPDGSRVRSKMLYASSKDKFKRQLDGIQAELQATDPSEMTLDIIKARAL, from the exons ATG GCAAATTCATCATCTGGAATGTATGTGAACGATGATTGCAAGCTGAAGTTTTTGGAACTAAAAGCAAAACGAAATTATCGTTTCATCGTGTACAAGATCGACGAGCAGACACAACAGGTGATCGTAGACAAGTTGGGAGGTCCCCAAGAAACTTACGAAGATTTCACCAACTCCTTGCCCGAGCATGAATGCCGCTATGCTGTCTTCGACTATGATTTTACCACAGATGAGAACTGTCAGAAAAGCAAGATTTTCTTCTTTGCATG GTCACCTGATGGGTCAAGGGTGAGGAGTAAGATGCTTTATGCAAGCTCCAAGGACAAATTCAAGAGACAGTTGGATGGGATTCAAGCTGAGTTGCAGGCAACAGATCCAAGTGAGATGACCTTGGACATCATCAAAGCACGAGCTCTTTAA